The following are encoded together in the Glycine max cultivar Williams 82 chromosome 8, Glycine_max_v4.0, whole genome shotgun sequence genome:
- the LOC100813882 gene encoding serine/arginine-rich splicing factor RSZ21 isoform X2 produces the protein MSRVYVGNLDPRVSERDLEDEFRIYGVLRSVWVARRPPGYAFIEFDDRRDALDAIQALDGKNGWRVELSHNSKGGGRGGRGRGGEDTKCYECGEPGHFARECRLRIGSRGLGSGRRRSPSPYRRRRSPSYGYDRSSYSPRGRRSPRRRSISPPWGRNYSRSPPYRPRRDSPYANAD, from the exons ATGTCTCGTGTTTATGTTGGGAATTTAGACCCTCGAGTCAGTGAGAGGGACCTCGAAGATGAATTTCGTATATATGGTGTTCTTAGGAG TGTCTGGGTTGCTCGAAGACCACCGGGATATGCATTTATTGAGTTTGATGATAGGAGGGATGCACTTGATGCAATTCAGGCCTTGGATG GAAAAAATGGTTGGCGTGTAGAGCTTTCTCATAATTCCAAGGGTGGTGGCCGAGGAGGGCGTGGGCGTGGAGGTGAAGACACAAAATGCTATGAATGTGGTGAACCTGGACACTTTGCTCGGGAGTGCCGATTGCGCATTGGATCACGTGGCCTTGGAAGTGGAAGGAGGCGAAGTCCAAGTCCTTATCGGCGTCGTAGAAGTCCGAGTTATGGTTATGATCGCAG TAGTTATAGCCCTCGTGGGAGAAGATCTCCAAGACGACGTAGCATTTCACCTCCCTGGGGTCGCAACTACAGCAGGTCCCCTCCATATCGTCCTCGCCGTGATTCACCTTATGCCAATGC agATTAA
- the LOC100813882 gene encoding serine/arginine-rich splicing factor RSZ21 isoform X1, which yields MSRVYVGNLDPRVSERDLEDEFRIYGVLRSVWVARRPPGYAFIEFDDRRDALDAIQALDGKNGWRVELSHNSKGGGRGGRGRGGEDTKCYECGEPGHFARECRLRIGSRGLGSGRRRSPSPYRRRRSPSYGYDRSSYSPRGRRSPRRRSISPPWGRNYSRSPPYRPRRDSPYANAYVYVQLSCSLL from the exons ATGTCTCGTGTTTATGTTGGGAATTTAGACCCTCGAGTCAGTGAGAGGGACCTCGAAGATGAATTTCGTATATATGGTGTTCTTAGGAG TGTCTGGGTTGCTCGAAGACCACCGGGATATGCATTTATTGAGTTTGATGATAGGAGGGATGCACTTGATGCAATTCAGGCCTTGGATG GAAAAAATGGTTGGCGTGTAGAGCTTTCTCATAATTCCAAGGGTGGTGGCCGAGGAGGGCGTGGGCGTGGAGGTGAAGACACAAAATGCTATGAATGTGGTGAACCTGGACACTTTGCTCGGGAGTGCCGATTGCGCATTGGATCACGTGGCCTTGGAAGTGGAAGGAGGCGAAGTCCAAGTCCTTATCGGCGTCGTAGAAGTCCGAGTTATGGTTATGATCGCAG TAGTTATAGCCCTCGTGGGAGAAGATCTCCAAGACGACGTAGCATTTCACCTCCCTGGGGTCGCAACTACAGCAGGTCCCCTCCATATCGTCCTCGCCGTGATTCACCTTATGCCAATGCGTATGTTTATGTTCAACTCAGTTGTTCTTTACTCTGA
- the LOC100814419 gene encoding putative potassium transporter 12 has protein sequence MREDRIEEISTRLLLGRSSSGGSSESRWVDGSEVDWDEVPMWSKHDDGREGYGSIRRRLTKKPKRVDSFDVEAMEIAGTHAHHSKDLSLWPTIALAFKTLGVVYGDMGTSPLYVFADVFSKVPIGSDDDILGALSLVMYTIALIPLAKYVFIVLKANDSGEGGTFALYSLICRYANVSLLPNRQQADEQISSFKLKLPTPELERALRIKDTLERTPFLKNLLLVLVLLGASMVIGDGILTPAISVMSAISGLQDQIDEFGTGEVVGISIVVLVALFSIQRFGTSKVGFMFAPILALWFFSLGAIGIYNILKYDITVLRAFNPAYIYYFFKNNGKDAWSALGGCVLCITGAEAMFADLGHFSVPAIQIAFTCVVFPCLLLAYMGQAAFLTKNPNSYASVFYKSVPESLFWPMFVIATLAAMIASQAMISATFSCIKQSMALGCFPRLKIIHTSKRFIGQIYIPIINWFLMIMCIVVVSIFQSTTDIANAYGIAEVGVMMVSTTLVTLVMVLIWQTNLFLAFSFALVFGTVELIYLSSVLSKIIEGGWLPLAFATFFLSVMYTWNYGSVLKYRSEVREKVSVDSMLELGSNLGTVRVPGIGLLYNELVQGIPSIFLQFLLNLPALHSTIVFVCIKYVPVPVVPQEERFLFRRVCPKDYHIFRCVARYGYKDVRKEDHHAFEQLLIESLEKFLRREALETALELEGNLSDEMDSVSVNTRVSDVPVDTTAEELRIPLVHDQKLEEAGASSASQEVASALPSSYMSSDEDPALEYELSALREALESGFTYLLGHGDVRAKKNSFFFKKLMINYFYAFLRKNCRGGTANMRVPHTNIIQVGMTYMV, from the exons ATGAGGGAAGATAGGATTGAAGAGATCAGCACAAGGTTGTTGTTGGGTAGAAGCAGCAGTGGTGGGAGCAGTGAGTCAAGGTGGGTTGATGGAAGTGAAGTGGACTGGGATGAGGTTCCTATGTGGTCAAAGCATGATGATGGCAGAGAAGGGTATGGCTCAATCAGGAGGAGGCTTACCAAGAAGCCCAAGAGGGTTGACTCATTTGATGTTGAAGCCATGGAGATTGCTGGAACTCATGCTCATCACTCCAAG GACCTTTCCCTCTGGCCCACTATTGCATTGGCATTTAAGACTCTTGGTGTGGTATATGGTGACATGGGAACAAGTCCTCTATATGTTTTTGCTGATGTCTTCAGCAAGGTTCCAATTGGATCAGATGATGATATCTTGGGGGCATTATCATTAGTAATGTATACAATAGCACTTATTCCATTAGCGAAATATGTTTTTATAGTCCTCAAAGCAAATGACAGTGGAGAAG GAGGAACGTTTGCACTATACTCGCTGATTTGCAGGTATGCAAATGTGAGTCTGCTTCCAAATCGTCAACAAGCCGATGAACAAATCTCTAGTTTTAAGCTCAAACTGCCTACTCCAGAACTGGAAAGGGCCTTAAGAATAAAGGACACTTTAGAAAGGACACCATTTTTGAAGAACCTATTATTGGTGTTGGTTCTTCTGGGAGCTTCCATGGTTATTGGAGATGGTATTCTAACCCCAGCAATATCAG TGATGTCTGCCATAAGTGGTCTGCAGGATCAAATAGATGAATTTGGTACTG GTGAAGTGGTTGGTATTTCTATTGTAGTCCTGGTGGCTTTGTTCAGCATACAACGGTTTGGTACCAGTAAAGTCGGTTTCATGTTTGCCCCTATACTTGCCTTATGGTTCTTTTCTCTGGGTGCTATTGGAATATACAATATACTTAAATATGATATCACTGTTCTAAGAGCATTCAATCCggcttatatttattatttcttcaagAACAATGGCAAAGATGCATGGTCAGCTCTTGGTGGTTGTGTTCTGTGCATTACAG GTGCAGAAGCAATGTTTGCAGATCTGGGTCATTTTTCTGTACCAGCAATACAG ATTGCCTTCACTTGTGTGGTATTTCCCTGTCTCCTCCTTGCTTATATGGGCCAAGCTGCTTTTTTGACGAAGAACCCAAATTCTTATGCAAGTGTATTCTACAAGTCTGTTCCAG AGAGTCTCTTCTGGCCAATGTTTGTGATTGCCACACTTGCTGCAATGATTGCCAGCCAAGCAATGATATCTGCTACATTTTCATGCATAAAGCAATCTATGGCTTTGGGATGCTTCCCCAGGCTCAAGATAATTCACACCTCAAAAAGGTTCATTGGCCAAATTTACATCCCCATAATTAACTGGTTTCTGATGATCATGTGCATAGTTGTGGTTTCCATCTTCCAAAGCACAACTGATATTGCAAATGCATATG GCATTGCTGAAGTTGGTGTCATGATGGTTAGCACCACCTTGGTGACCCTTGTGATGGTTTTAATTTGGCAGACCAACTTATTTTTGGCATTTTCTTTTGCTCTTGTATTTGGTACAGTGGAGTTAATTTACCTGTCTTCTGTGCTATCCAAAATCATTGAGGGTGGCTGGCTTCCACTTGCCTTTGCTACCTTTTTCCTCTCTGTGATGTACACATGGAACTATGGGAGCGTATTGAAGTACCGAAGTGAAGTTAGAGAGAAGGTTTCAGTGGACTCAATGCTTGAGCTTGGCTCCAATCTTGGAACAGTAAGGGTGCCAGGAATAGGATTGCTATATAATGAACTTGTCCAGGGCATTCCCTCCATTTTCTTGCAGTTCCTGCTCAACCTTCCAGCTCTTCACTCTACTATAGTTTTTGTCTGCATTAAATATGTTCCAGTCCCTGTGGTTCCTCAAGAGGAAAGATTTCTATTTCGACGAGTTTGCCCCAAAGATTACCACATATTCCGCTGTGTCGCCCGATATGGCTACAAAGATGTAAGGAAGGAAGATCACCATGCATTTGAACAGCTTCTTATTGAGAGTCTTGAGAAATTCTTGAGAAGGGAAGCTCTAGAAACAGCCTTGGAGTTGGAGGGCAACTTAAGTGATGAAATGGACAGTGTCTCAGTGAATACAAGAGTTTCAGATGTTCCTGTTGATACTACGGCTGAGGAGCTTAGGATTCCACTGGTGCATGATCAGAAATTGGAAGAAGCAGGAGCTTCTTCTGCCTCTCAGGAAGTTGCATCAGCATTGCCATCTAGTTACATGTCATCAGATGAAGATCCTGCTCTTGAATATGAGCTTTCAGCCCTTAGAGAAGCATTGGAATCAGGATTCACCTATTTGCTTGGACATGGGGATGTGAGGGCAAAGAAgaactcttttttctttaagaaattGATGATAAATTATTTCTATGCATTCCTCAGAAAGAACTGCAGAGGAGGTACAGCAAACATGAGAGTACCTCATACCAATATCATCCAAGTTGGGATGACATATATGGTTTGA
- the LOC100817411 gene encoding potassium transporter 6 isoform X2 → MDLERAIVQNSDKRKESWKTVLTLAYQSLGVVYGEISTSPLYVYRNTFAEDIGHSETNEEIYGVLSLVFWTLTLVPLVKYVFIVLKADDNGEGGTFALYSLLCRHARVGLLPNCQLADEELSEYRRNDCGVAPERSLAFRLRSLLERLQALFDLNAVFSAVSGLELSMSKEHHRYVEVPGACIILIGLFALQRYGTHRVGFLFAPIVCIWLFCISAIGIYNIFYWNPHVYQALSPYYVFQFLKKTRRGGWMALCGILLCITGSEAMFAGLGHFSQLSLKIAFTSLVYPSLILAYMGQAAYFSRHHDVEQEYHFGFYVSVPEKLRWPVLVIAILAAVVGSQSIITGTFSIIRQCSALSCFPRVKVVHTSSKVHGQVYIPEINWLLMLLCLAVTIGFRDTKLMGNASGLAVVSVMLVTSCLMSLVIVICWHKNVMLAIGFVLFFGTIEALFFSASVMKFLEGAWVPVALAFVFLSVMCVWHYGTLKKYEFDVQNKVSLSWLLSLGHTLGFARVRGIGLVHTELVSGIPAIFSHFVTNLPAFHQVLVFLCIKHVPVPHVRPEERFLVGRVGPREFRVYRCIVRYGYHDVHKDDDEFEKDLVCSIAKFIQAGSGCNKNSSNSNDEPEKGGGKMTVVGTCSCTIHHTILVSENNNYAHEVDHVDLAETSSESHKIIKPKKKVRFVVPESPKIDTGAMEELKELMEAREIGVAYIIGQSYMRAKPGSSMLKKLVINLGYEFLRKNSREPSYELSAPHASSLEVGMMYQV, encoded by the exons ATGGATCTGGAACGTGCAATTGTTCAAAACTCTGATAAG aggaaagaATCATGGAAAACGGTGCTAACTCTGGCATATCAGAGTCTTGGAGTAGTGTATGGAGAGATTAGCACTTCACCACTTTACGTGTACAGAAACACATTTGCTGAAGACATTGGTCACTCAGAGACCAATGAGGAGATTTATGGTGTTTTGTCTTTGGTTTTCTGGACTCTCACATTGGTGCCTTTGGTTAAGTATGTGTTCATAGTGCTGAAAGCTGATGACAATGGCGAAGGTGGCACGTTCGCACTGTACTCTTTGCTGTGCCGCCATGCCAGGGTTGGCTTGTTGCCTAATTGTCAATTGGCAGATGAGGAGCTCTCGGAGTACAGGAGGAACGACTGCGGCGTGGCACCAGAGAGAAGCCTTGCCTTCAGGCTCAGGTCCTTGTTGGAGAG GTTACAAGCCTTGTTTGATTTGAATGCAGTTTTCTCAGCTGTGTCTGGCCTTGAGCTTTCAATGTCCAAGGAGCATCACAGAT ATGTAGAAGTtccaggtgcatgcatcatattaATAGGCTTGTTTGCTCTTCAACGTTATGGCACACACAGGGTTGGGTTCTTGTTTGCTCCCATAGTTTGTATATGGCTCTTCTGCATCAGTGCCATTGGTATATATAATATCTTTTACTGGAACCCTCATGTGTACCAAGCACTCTCTCCATATTATGTTTTCCAATTTTTGAAGAAGACTAGGAGAGGAGGTTGGATGGCCCTTTGTGGAATTTTGCTGTGCATAACAG GATCAGAAGCCATGTTTGCTGGTCTTGGACACTTTTCCCAGCTATCACTCAAG ATTGCTTTCACGTCTTTGGTTTATCCATCATTAATCCTAGCGTATATGGGGCAAGCTGCGTATTTTTCTAGACATCATGATGTTGAGCAAGAGTACCACTTTGGCTTTTATGTATCTGTACCAG AGAAGTTGAGATGGCCTGTTCTGGTGATAGCAATACTTGCTGCAGTTGTGGGAAGCCAATCCATCATCACTGGAACTTTCTCAATCATCAGGCAATGCTCTGCATTAAGTTGCTTCCCTAGAGTGAAAGTAGTTCACACTTCATCCAAAGTTCATGGACAAGTATATATACCTGAGATCAACTGGTTGTTGATGCTCTTGTGTTTGGCTGTAACTATTGGCTTCAGAGACACAAAGCTTATGGGCAATGCATCAG GTTTGGCAGTAGTCTCAGTGATGCTGGTGACCTCATGTTTGATGTCACTTGTTATTGTAATCTGCTGGCACAAGAATGTTATGCTTGCAATTGGGTTTGTTCTCTTCTTTGGCACCATTGAGGCTCTGTTCTTCTCAGCTTCTGTGATGAAGTTCTTGGAAGGAGCGTGGGTGCCGGTTGCTTTGGCATTTGTGTTTTTGTCAGTCATGTGTGTGTGGCACTACGGCACTCTCAAGAAGTATGAATTTGATGTCCAAAACAAGGTTTCACTCAGCTGGTTACTCAGCCTTGGCCATACTTTAGGCTTTGCAAGAGTACGAGGAATTGGCCTTGTGCATACTGAGCTAGTGTCTGGAATCCCTGCTATTTTCTCCCACTTTGTGACCAACCTACCAGCATTCCACCAAGTCCTGGTCTTCCTATGCATCAAGCATGTTCCAGTTCCACATGTTAGACCTGAGGAAAGGTTCCTAGTTGGTCGCGTCGGTCCAAGAGAATTCAGAGTCTATAGGTGCATAGTGAGGTATGGATACCATGATGTCCACAAAGATGATGATGAGTTTGAGAAAGACCTTGTATGCAGCATAGCAAAGTTCATTCAAGCAGGAAGTGGATGCAATAAGAActcttcaaattcaaatgatgaGCCTGAAAAGGGAGGTGGCAAAATGACAGTTGTTGGAACATGTTCTTGTACTATCCACCACACCATTTTGGTTAGTGAGAATAATAATTATGCTCATGAGGTTGATCATGTGGACTTAGCTGAGACATCATCAGAGtcacataaaattattaaaccaaAGAAAAAGGTTAGGTTTGTTGTGCCTGAGAGTCCTAAGATTGACACCGGTGCAATGGAGGAGTTGAAGGAATTAATGGAAGCCAGGGAAATTGGAGTGGCCTACATTATAGGACAGTCCTACATGAGAGCCAAACCAGGGTCCAGCATGCTGAAGAAGttggtcattaatttagggTATGAATTCTTAAGGAAGAATAGTAGAGAGCCCTCCTATGAACTTAGTGCTCCTCATGCATCCTCTTTGGAGGTTGGGATGATGTACCAagtttaa
- the LOC100817411 gene encoding potassium transporter 6 isoform X1, with product MDLERAIVQNSDKRKESWKTVLTLAYQSLGVVYGEISTSPLYVYRNTFAEDIGHSETNEEIYGVLSLVFWTLTLVPLVKYVFIVLKADDNGEGGTFALYSLLCRHARVGLLPNCQLADEELSEYRRNDCGVAPERSLAFRLRSLLERYKVLQRILLVLALLGTCMVIGVGVLKPAISVFSAVSGLELSMSKEHHRYVEVPGACIILIGLFALQRYGTHRVGFLFAPIVCIWLFCISAIGIYNIFYWNPHVYQALSPYYVFQFLKKTRRGGWMALCGILLCITGSEAMFAGLGHFSQLSLKIAFTSLVYPSLILAYMGQAAYFSRHHDVEQEYHFGFYVSVPEKLRWPVLVIAILAAVVGSQSIITGTFSIIRQCSALSCFPRVKVVHTSSKVHGQVYIPEINWLLMLLCLAVTIGFRDTKLMGNASGLAVVSVMLVTSCLMSLVIVICWHKNVMLAIGFVLFFGTIEALFFSASVMKFLEGAWVPVALAFVFLSVMCVWHYGTLKKYEFDVQNKVSLSWLLSLGHTLGFARVRGIGLVHTELVSGIPAIFSHFVTNLPAFHQVLVFLCIKHVPVPHVRPEERFLVGRVGPREFRVYRCIVRYGYHDVHKDDDEFEKDLVCSIAKFIQAGSGCNKNSSNSNDEPEKGGGKMTVVGTCSCTIHHTILVSENNNYAHEVDHVDLAETSSESHKIIKPKKKVRFVVPESPKIDTGAMEELKELMEAREIGVAYIIGQSYMRAKPGSSMLKKLVINLGYEFLRKNSREPSYELSAPHASSLEVGMMYQV from the exons ATGGATCTGGAACGTGCAATTGTTCAAAACTCTGATAAG aggaaagaATCATGGAAAACGGTGCTAACTCTGGCATATCAGAGTCTTGGAGTAGTGTATGGAGAGATTAGCACTTCACCACTTTACGTGTACAGAAACACATTTGCTGAAGACATTGGTCACTCAGAGACCAATGAGGAGATTTATGGTGTTTTGTCTTTGGTTTTCTGGACTCTCACATTGGTGCCTTTGGTTAAGTATGTGTTCATAGTGCTGAAAGCTGATGACAATGGCGAAGGTGGCACGTTCGCACTGTACTCTTTGCTGTGCCGCCATGCCAGGGTTGGCTTGTTGCCTAATTGTCAATTGGCAGATGAGGAGCTCTCGGAGTACAGGAGGAACGACTGCGGCGTGGCACCAGAGAGAAGCCTTGCCTTCAGGCTCAGGTCCTTGTTGGAGAGGTACAAGGTCTTGCAGAGGATTTTGCTGGTTCTTGCTTTGTTAGGGACTTGCATGGTGATTGGTGTTGGAGTCCTTAAACCTGCTATTTCTG TTTTCTCAGCTGTGTCTGGCCTTGAGCTTTCAATGTCCAAGGAGCATCACAGAT ATGTAGAAGTtccaggtgcatgcatcatattaATAGGCTTGTTTGCTCTTCAACGTTATGGCACACACAGGGTTGGGTTCTTGTTTGCTCCCATAGTTTGTATATGGCTCTTCTGCATCAGTGCCATTGGTATATATAATATCTTTTACTGGAACCCTCATGTGTACCAAGCACTCTCTCCATATTATGTTTTCCAATTTTTGAAGAAGACTAGGAGAGGAGGTTGGATGGCCCTTTGTGGAATTTTGCTGTGCATAACAG GATCAGAAGCCATGTTTGCTGGTCTTGGACACTTTTCCCAGCTATCACTCAAG ATTGCTTTCACGTCTTTGGTTTATCCATCATTAATCCTAGCGTATATGGGGCAAGCTGCGTATTTTTCTAGACATCATGATGTTGAGCAAGAGTACCACTTTGGCTTTTATGTATCTGTACCAG AGAAGTTGAGATGGCCTGTTCTGGTGATAGCAATACTTGCTGCAGTTGTGGGAAGCCAATCCATCATCACTGGAACTTTCTCAATCATCAGGCAATGCTCTGCATTAAGTTGCTTCCCTAGAGTGAAAGTAGTTCACACTTCATCCAAAGTTCATGGACAAGTATATATACCTGAGATCAACTGGTTGTTGATGCTCTTGTGTTTGGCTGTAACTATTGGCTTCAGAGACACAAAGCTTATGGGCAATGCATCAG GTTTGGCAGTAGTCTCAGTGATGCTGGTGACCTCATGTTTGATGTCACTTGTTATTGTAATCTGCTGGCACAAGAATGTTATGCTTGCAATTGGGTTTGTTCTCTTCTTTGGCACCATTGAGGCTCTGTTCTTCTCAGCTTCTGTGATGAAGTTCTTGGAAGGAGCGTGGGTGCCGGTTGCTTTGGCATTTGTGTTTTTGTCAGTCATGTGTGTGTGGCACTACGGCACTCTCAAGAAGTATGAATTTGATGTCCAAAACAAGGTTTCACTCAGCTGGTTACTCAGCCTTGGCCATACTTTAGGCTTTGCAAGAGTACGAGGAATTGGCCTTGTGCATACTGAGCTAGTGTCTGGAATCCCTGCTATTTTCTCCCACTTTGTGACCAACCTACCAGCATTCCACCAAGTCCTGGTCTTCCTATGCATCAAGCATGTTCCAGTTCCACATGTTAGACCTGAGGAAAGGTTCCTAGTTGGTCGCGTCGGTCCAAGAGAATTCAGAGTCTATAGGTGCATAGTGAGGTATGGATACCATGATGTCCACAAAGATGATGATGAGTTTGAGAAAGACCTTGTATGCAGCATAGCAAAGTTCATTCAAGCAGGAAGTGGATGCAATAAGAActcttcaaattcaaatgatgaGCCTGAAAAGGGAGGTGGCAAAATGACAGTTGTTGGAACATGTTCTTGTACTATCCACCACACCATTTTGGTTAGTGAGAATAATAATTATGCTCATGAGGTTGATCATGTGGACTTAGCTGAGACATCATCAGAGtcacataaaattattaaaccaaAGAAAAAGGTTAGGTTTGTTGTGCCTGAGAGTCCTAAGATTGACACCGGTGCAATGGAGGAGTTGAAGGAATTAATGGAAGCCAGGGAAATTGGAGTGGCCTACATTATAGGACAGTCCTACATGAGAGCCAAACCAGGGTCCAGCATGCTGAAGAAGttggtcattaatttagggTATGAATTCTTAAGGAAGAATAGTAGAGAGCCCTCCTATGAACTTAGTGCTCCTCATGCATCCTCTTTGGAGGTTGGGATGATGTACCAagtttaa